In a genomic window of Spirochaetales bacterium:
- a CDS encoding DJ-1/PfpI family protein, whose protein sequence is MKMEQKRMRRSNSHTIGRIFLFSLIIFCIFLSAEVCNSDEKAGESAQTLLGKKIVMIIAHNNFRDEELLTPLDVLEKRGASVTIASSSLEPATGMLGASVTPDILVKDVDIDDYNAVIFVGGSGAHEYTNSPVAFQLAQSAFIKGKVVGAICIAPSILANAGILEGKRATCFSSEAPTLKRKGARYTAEDVEIDGTIITGNGPSAALPFALAVARTLTNQE, encoded by the coding sequence ATGGAACAGAAAAGGATGCGGCGATCGAACAGCCATACGATCGGCAGGATCTTCCTGTTTTCACTTATAATTTTCTGTATTTTCCTTTCAGCGGAAGTCTGCAATTCGGATGAAAAAGCCGGGGAATCGGCACAGACCCTTTTGGGAAAAAAAATCGTCATGATTATCGCCCATAACAATTTCCGCGATGAAGAACTGCTTACCCCCCTCGATGTTCTTGAAAAAAGGGGGGCATCGGTAACGATAGCAAGCTCCTCACTCGAACCGGCCACTGGAATGCTCGGCGCATCGGTAACGCCGGATATCCTGGTAAAGGATGTCGACATCGATGATTATAACGCGGTTATATTTGTCGGGGGTTCGGGCGCACATGAATACACAAACAGTCCGGTTGCATTCCAACTGGCACAATCGGCGTTCATAAAAGGGAAAGTAGTGGGAGCAATCTGTATCGCGCCTTCGATACTCGCAAATGCGGGTATCCTTGAAGGTAAACGAGCGACCTGTTTTTCATCCGAAGCACCCACCCTAAAACGGAAAGGCGCCCGCTATACGGCAGAGGATGTGGAGATCGACGGTACGATTATTACCGGTAACGGCCCGTCCGCCGCTCTCCCGTTTGCCCTTGCCGTTGCCCGTACCCTTACGAATCAGGAATAA
- a CDS encoding DUF2339 domain-containing protein — protein MDKSKTIDLLKKYWILLLGFLLFFASLLYFIKIGYDDGWVSPLAILITGIAADVVFFAAGFILYRKEFKIIGEILAGFACGVTYATIAYANFSSLWPDIVTFIIIIGITIVISIINFRFNLRILTALGFAAALFAPLIVRAPAVQVNVLFIYVCLIDAAMILFCIVKKWKELSFIGLILTSLLYIGYYLVIRPSGWIEPFVYVSVIFVLYAAGILFMAKQEGDSFHPPLLVLYIVNIVCFGFWSLYIFKVFSLASSVPVTVLGILLLLSAMFVSMFLKKSSVAAVVFFCTGIVLLAVTGVFLSELADIWGMEHVIRGTVWLLLIAILFITGYRIKNIPLVTAGLAGWFFILLYWFINAWGIDEAKWFGLDYTPFINPPGLLWMGVIAAGFFMSILTGKIAGEKVEEKKRKGYVYAVRVMTFLSHIAVGGLLTLEVYYLWVYYTMPFDAAIVYSVIWGLYAFILFLWGFLRKDKLFIYFADVVLVIVVGKILIFDIAGKSSIFVAATILITSLLIIATGFLNYKRQTILAFRARKKEEAAGEKKEYISTEA, from the coding sequence ATGGATAAATCGAAAACCATCGATCTTTTAAAAAAATACTGGATACTTTTATTGGGATTTCTACTCTTCTTCGCATCCCTGCTTTATTTTATAAAGATAGGCTATGATGACGGATGGGTCTCGCCGCTTGCGATACTGATTACCGGCATCGCGGCGGACGTGGTTTTTTTCGCCGCCGGTTTTATCCTTTACAGAAAGGAATTCAAGATCATCGGCGAAATTCTCGCGGGATTCGCCTGCGGCGTTACCTACGCGACGATCGCCTATGCCAATTTCAGTAGCCTGTGGCCTGATATTGTCACCTTCATCATCATCATCGGCATAACAATCGTCATCTCTATTATCAATTTCAGGTTCAATCTGAGAATTCTCACCGCGTTGGGTTTTGCGGCCGCACTTTTTGCCCCACTCATCGTCCGGGCGCCGGCGGTCCAGGTCAATGTACTTTTCATCTATGTTTGCCTTATCGATGCGGCGATGATTTTATTCTGTATCGTGAAAAAATGGAAGGAACTCTCTTTTATCGGTCTTATTCTGACATCGCTTCTTTATATCGGCTACTACCTTGTTATCCGGCCGTCGGGCTGGATCGAACCATTTGTCTATGTATCGGTCATATTCGTACTGTATGCAGCCGGCATCCTCTTTATGGCGAAACAGGAAGGCGACTCGTTTCACCCGCCCCTGCTGGTTCTCTATATCGTCAATATCGTCTGCTTCGGATTCTGGTCCCTCTATATTTTCAAAGTCTTTTCTCTTGCCTCTTCGGTCCCCGTCACCGTTTTGGGCATCCTCCTTCTTTTATCCGCAATGTTCGTCTCTATGTTCCTCAAGAAATCAAGCGTCGCTGCGGTCGTTTTTTTCTGTACCGGGATCGTCCTTCTCGCCGTTACCGGTGTATTCCTCAGCGAGCTTGCCGATATATGGGGGATGGAACATGTTATACGGGGGACCGTCTGGCTGCTTCTGATCGCGATCCTGTTTATCACCGGTTACCGGATAAAGAACATACCGCTGGTCACCGCCGGGCTTGCAGGCTGGTTTTTCATTCTCCTCTACTGGTTCATCAACGCGTGGGGAATCGATGAAGCGAAGTGGTTCGGCCTCGACTATACGCCCTTCATTAATCCGCCGGGCCTGCTCTGGATGGGCGTGATCGCAGCCGGTTTTTTCATGTCGATACTGACGGGAAAAATAGCCGGAGAAAAAGTCGAAGAAAAGAAGAGAAAGGGGTATGTGTACGCCGTCCGCGTCATGACCTTCCTGAGCCATATCGCGGTCGGCGGCCTCCTCACCCTCGAGGTGTATTATCTCTGGGTGTATTACACCATGCCGTTCGACGCGGCGATCGTCTATTCGGTGATCTGGGGATTATACGCGTTCATCCTTTTTCTCTGGGGATTCTTGAGAAAGGATAAACTCTTCATCTACTTCGCGGATGTGGTCCTCGTCATTGTCGTGGGGAAAATCCTGATATTCGACATCGCGGGAAAATCCAGTATCTTCGTCGCGGCGACCATCCTCATCACGAGCCTTCTCATCATCGCCACCGGCTTTTTGAACTACAAACGGCAGACGATTCTCGCCTTTCGCGCGCGAAAAAAAGAAGAAGCGGCCGGGGAGAAAAAGGAGTATATATCCACGGAAGCTTGA
- a CDS encoding YARHG domain-containing protein: MNDFINNNATPFRSDHYLPGRHTPPARGLRHWCLLLFAALVIFLPGACGKYDITLTTDPSMADVYINDVFAGKTPYIVSGKTDNGSLFPDRGKAIRIRIIREFYLPVTQEISFSQTAEKDLHFTLRLRREMLPEYNGLFQPGYELTHEDMAEFDTEDLVMLQHELAAKYGKIFGEPEISAYFRKQSWYRENPYFDESFFDETDKKNKTLISDRLSAMSRNNVSPIGIGTPSENDLAIKKTILGNVEYIYDSGEIEEGVFGDTYRDTCTLIFRDAERVLWHDDSNHFGTYYAAIDGLLEWHWEVYRGKVYVWDIRDDAAGYIVFIFTLDHTRKTIAGIPEIDGNIW, translated from the coding sequence ATGAATGACTTTATAAACAATAATGCGACACCATTCCGCAGCGACCATTACCTCCCCGGGCGACACACGCCGCCGGCGCGCGGATTACGTCATTGGTGTCTTTTATTGTTTGCCGCCCTTGTTATTTTTCTTCCCGGCGCCTGCGGAAAATACGATATCACGCTGACTACGGATCCTTCGATGGCGGATGTTTATATCAATGACGTTTTTGCAGGTAAAACCCCCTACATTGTGTCGGGCAAAACCGATAACGGGTCACTTTTCCCGGACAGGGGAAAGGCGATACGTATCAGGATCATTCGAGAGTTCTATCTGCCTGTCACACAAGAAATTTCATTCTCACAGACTGCGGAAAAGGACCTGCATTTCACCCTCCGGTTACGACGGGAGATGCTGCCGGAATATAACGGCCTGTTTCAGCCGGGATATGAACTTACTCACGAAGATATGGCGGAGTTTGACACTGAAGATCTGGTTATGCTGCAACACGAACTCGCGGCAAAATACGGTAAAATATTCGGCGAACCGGAAATATCGGCATATTTCCGGAAACAATCATGGTACAGGGAAAATCCCTACTTCGACGAATCCTTTTTCGACGAGACGGACAAAAAAAATAAAACGCTTATATCCGACCGGCTTTCGGCCATGTCGAGGAACAATGTTTCCCCTATCGGCATCGGGACTCCCTCGGAAAACGATCTGGCCATAAAAAAAACAATACTCGGTAACGTTGAATATATCTATGATTCCGGAGAAATTGAAGAGGGGGTGTTCGGCGACACATATCGGGACACCTGTACCCTGATATTCCGTGACGCCGAACGGGTTCTCTGGCACGATGACTCTAACCACTTTGGGACCTATTATGCGGCGATCGACGGTCTTCTCGAATGGCATTGGGAAGTGTACCGGGGAAAGGTATATGTCTGGGACATCCGGGATGACGCGGCCGGTTATATCGTCTTCATATTCACCCTCGATCATACGAGGAAAACTATTGCCGGTATCCCCGAAATAGACGGCAATATCTGGTAG
- a CDS encoding glycoside hydrolase family 2 protein encodes MIEIDLHGIWQLIRADTGEITAAKVPGDNYSALYAAGKIEDPYYGTNEEAVQWIREVDWIFRREFEVPGTVLSHTSVVLTCESFDTITGITINGCPVGRTENMFRRYIFDVKGVLKAGTNTIEIRFFSVPGFARERSASFGRPFPSTKNSKVPHINFVRKIQCHAGWDWGICLLVSGIYGECSIRATSAGRIDYVTTVQHHEPGHCRIAVTVEAYSPVRIKKVPLEIILGGARIEREVSLGAGITNVREEFHIRDPILWWPHGEGAQHLYGLTVSLGGQRVGKRIGLRKLELIREADGTGRSMMARINGRNIFCKGANWIPVDAMPGRITENRYEYLLGCAAAAHMNTLRVWGGGQYESDIFYRLCDEKGILVWQDFMFACMPYPATGEFLADVGEEAVHQVKRLKDHPSILLWCGNNEVLESFQWYEETKRNTKFYQDQLLKLNKVLEKAVAVFDPDGIFWPGSPSNGPEHPLDPPQDQTTGDIHFWNVWHGGEPFESYAEAKPRFCSEFGFQSFPSIDCVKSFAPEDQRDILSPVLTFHQRSPRGNDIIRETFDIYFKPPRTFERALWLSQVQQAVAVKTAVESFRSLRPHCMGALYWQLNDIWPVSSWSSLEYNGKWKLLHYMARRFFAPVVPVFAARHIPDAGELLILSDCPFPVSMSLTVSLYDFSGKCLHEETHDITIEGPGTESVTDLDARLLPDKPENIFLVLTLTGGEKTIENTFMFRPFKDCSIRKAAVDFSVVEEKEAIVVDLSTDVPAFFVSLDAEGIPGVFGDNCFTLLPGRGKRIAFHPAGKTNAGILGKALRVEHLGTD; translated from the coding sequence ATGATCGAAATAGATTTACACGGCATATGGCAGCTTATCCGGGCCGATACGGGAGAGATAACGGCGGCGAAAGTACCGGGCGACAATTACAGCGCGCTTTATGCAGCTGGTAAAATCGAGGACCCATATTATGGAACGAACGAAGAAGCGGTGCAATGGATTCGCGAGGTGGACTGGATATTCAGACGGGAGTTCGAAGTGCCGGGGACCGTTCTGTCACATACATCCGTGGTTCTCACCTGCGAATCATTCGACACGATAACGGGGATTACCATTAACGGCTGCCCCGTCGGCAGAACAGAAAACATGTTCAGGCGTTATATCTTTGACGTGAAAGGTGTCCTGAAGGCGGGGACGAACACCATCGAGATCCGTTTTTTTTCCGTACCCGGTTTCGCGAGGGAACGCTCGGCATCATTCGGGCGACCTTTTCCGTCCACGAAAAACTCCAAGGTGCCGCACATCAATTTCGTCAGAAAAATCCAGTGCCACGCGGGATGGGACTGGGGAATCTGTCTCCTGGTTTCGGGCATCTACGGTGAGTGTTCGATCCGTGCGACATCCGCGGGCCGTATCGATTACGTCACTACGGTACAGCACCATGAACCGGGCCATTGCCGTATCGCGGTGACCGTCGAAGCCTATTCACCCGTCCGCATCAAAAAAGTGCCGCTCGAAATAATCCTCGGCGGCGCGCGAATCGAACGGGAGGTTTCACTCGGGGCCGGCATCACGAACGTCAGGGAAGAATTTCACATACGCGACCCGATCCTCTGGTGGCCCCACGGGGAAGGCGCGCAGCACCTGTACGGTCTGACCGTCTCACTCGGCGGCCAACGGGTGGGAAAACGAATCGGGCTGCGGAAACTCGAATTGATCCGCGAAGCGGATGGGACCGGACGGTCGATGATGGCAAGAATCAACGGCAGAAACATCTTCTGCAAAGGGGCGAACTGGATACCCGTCGACGCGATGCCCGGAAGAATAACGGAAAACCGCTACGAATACCTTCTCGGGTGCGCCGCTGCCGCCCATATGAATACCCTCCGCGTGTGGGGCGGCGGCCAATACGAATCCGACATCTTCTACCGGTTATGTGATGAAAAGGGAATCCTCGTATGGCAGGATTTCATGTTCGCCTGTATGCCCTACCCCGCGACAGGGGAGTTTCTCGCGGACGTTGGGGAGGAGGCGGTGCACCAGGTTAAACGGCTCAAGGACCACCCCTCGATTCTGCTCTGGTGCGGCAACAATGAAGTACTCGAATCGTTTCAGTGGTACGAAGAAACGAAACGCAATACGAAGTTCTATCAGGACCAACTGCTGAAGCTGAATAAAGTACTCGAAAAGGCGGTCGCTGTTTTCGATCCGGACGGGATATTCTGGCCGGGCTCTCCCTCAAACGGACCGGAACACCCCCTCGATCCGCCGCAGGATCAGACGACCGGGGACATCCACTTCTGGAATGTCTGGCACGGCGGGGAACCTTTCGAATCATATGCCGAGGCAAAACCCAGGTTTTGCAGCGAGTTCGGGTTTCAATCTTTTCCTTCGATCGATTGCGTCAAAAGCTTCGCCCCCGAAGACCAGCGGGATATTCTCTCTCCGGTATTGACCTTTCATCAACGCTCGCCGCGTGGAAACGATATCATTCGCGAAACATTCGACATTTATTTCAAACCGCCCCGGACGTTCGAACGTGCACTCTGGTTGAGCCAGGTGCAGCAGGCCGTGGCCGTCAAAACCGCAGTCGAATCATTCAGAAGCCTCAGGCCCCATTGCATGGGGGCTCTCTACTGGCAGCTTAACGACATCTGGCCGGTCAGTTCATGGTCGTCTCTGGAGTATAACGGAAAATGGAAGCTTCTCCATTACATGGCACGGCGTTTTTTCGCGCCCGTGGTCCCCGTTTTTGCCGCACGGCATATTCCCGATGCGGGTGAACTCCTCATCCTCTCCGACTGCCCGTTTCCGGTTTCAATGAGTCTCACGGTCTCATTGTACGATTTCAGTGGGAAATGCCTGCATGAGGAAACCCATGATATAACCATCGAGGGTCCCGGGACAGAAAGCGTCACCGATCTCGACGCCCGGCTTCTTCCCGACAAACCGGAAAACATATTCCTCGTCCTGACACTCACCGGAGGGGAAAAAACGATCGAGAACACGTTCATGTTCCGTCCGTTCAAGGATTGTTCGATTCGGAAGGCGGCGGTCGATTTCAGTGTCGTCGAGGAAAAAGAAGCTATCGTCGTCGACCTTTCAACGGACGTACCCGCGTTTTTTGTTTCTCTCGACGCGGAAGGAATACCCGGCGTATTCGGCGACAACTGCTTCACACTTTTACCCGGCAGGGGAAAGCGAATCGCTTTCCATCCGGCCGGCAAAACGAACGCCGGAATACTCGGGAAAGCCCTCAGGGTGGAACATCTGGGAACGGACTAA